In a single window of the Acyrthosiphon pisum isolate AL4f chromosome X, pea_aphid_22Mar2018_4r6ur, whole genome shotgun sequence genome:
- the LOC115033362 gene encoding uncharacterized protein LOC115033362 — MLRRKRSLKILAMVPPEDSGESSDEENIIQRVESPLPSEAIEEDLDELLRELEQNPLHEFLEDIDNAADGLQNNVFEQLEVPTEIPENFVYLSHSLPESSLCTPSTSGFKCNTNKKI, encoded by the exons atgcttCGTCGCAAAAGGTCACTTAAAATATTAGCAATGGTCCCTCCAGAGGATAGCGGTGAAAGTTCGGacgaagaaaatattattcaaagagTAGAATCACCACTACCTTCAGAGGCTATTGAGGAGGATTTAGATGAACTTCTAAGAGAATTGGAGCAAAATCCACTTCAtgaa tttttagaaGATATAGACAATGCAGCTGATGGGTTAcagaataatgtttttgaacaaCTAGAAGTACCAACAGAAATACCAGAAAACTTTGTGTATCTTAGTCATTCACTTCCTGAATCTAGTTTATGTACTCCTAGTACATCTGGGTTCAAATGTAACACCAATAAGAAAATCTAA